The following DNA comes from Desulfobacterales bacterium.
GCAATGCGCCGACCCAGTGACCGGATCTTCGTTAATACCGGCTGCCGGCGCAAAAAACCGCGAAATAAAATCACACGTTTCCTTATCCGAGCGGCTGGTAACGATAAATCCTCGTCCGGAAATCTCATTGAGCATGGAAAAATTCGGCGCCATATTCCGTACGGTATCAGCCGAAGCAAATTCTAGAAGATAATCAAATCGATTTTTACCAACATACAGCGCATCAGCCCCAAAGGCTTTGAAGACCTCTTGCGGGAAATCAGCAGGCTTCTCGGGCTCAGCCGGAAAGTCCATTTCGATCCAGGAATCTTTGCGTACGGCGCTCAGAAGACCGCTTTGGGTATAAAATCGTGCCGGGCTGTCTGCCGGCAAAAAACCTTGCTCCCACAAAATATGGGCGCTGGCCAAAGTGGCATGCCCGCACAATTCAACCTCGACCGCTGGGGTAAACCAGCGAAGGTGATAACCGTCATCCTGTTCTACCAAAAAAGCGGTTTCTGACAAATTCATTTCATTGGCCACCTGCTGCATCCAGGTCTCATCGACGGCTTGCGACAGCACACAAACACCTGCCGGATTGCCAGCAAATGGCGTGTCTGTAAAGGCATCGACTTGAAATATGTCCTGCTTCATTCACCCCTCCTTTTTGCATAAAAATTAATGAGAAATCTAAAATATATTCAATGATAGCATGGTCATTAAACAAGTTCTGTAATATAAATTGCCGATCAAGTATAAAGGATAAATATCATTTTATCTCATAAATTTTCATGCAAAATATGGTAAAAGGTTACATGCGATTTCTAAAACCTTGAACGATTGAACCTTTGAACCCTGAACCTTTTCTTACGAGCGCAGCGTGGCAATCAGCCTCAATGGATGTTGTAACAACTGCAGCGCGGAAACAATATCAGAGCAAACAATATCGGCGGCAGCGACCGTACCAGCCGCGGCCCCCTCCTGCAATATGACGGTAATACCCAGGGCCGCCTCCTTTAGCATGAGGCGATCGTTACGCCCGTTGCCCACACAAACAACATGATCAATTCCCAGCGCCTTGATGTAGTTTAGCTTGCCCATATCCTGGGCATCCGGGGCAAGAATCGAAAGCCGGCAGTCAAGACCTTCTAAATTGTCATGAACGTTGCCGAAAGTATCAGCCGTTAGAACATGCACCTGCAGCGTATCCGCCAGGGACGTCAGGTTTTCGCTGACACCCGCGATTAGCGCCCCATCACAGGCAATCGTCCCGTTATAGTCCAAAACGATATGCTTCAGTTGTAATGTTTTGTGTCCGGGGATATTGATTTCGAGCATCTTTCATTTCCTGATGATGTGATCTTTACAAAAGCGTTTATGGAGATGGCGATACGTTCAGGCGATATGTTTGTCCATGGCTTGTTTCATTCGAGCCAGCGCCTCTTCCAACTGTTGCCGCTGACAGCCAAAATTAAGACGCACAAATCCGGGGCCGCCAAATTCGATGCCGTCCTGAAGACCCACAGCGGCATTTTCAAAAAACCGTGCGGGTGTCGGCAAGTCAGCGTTGCGCACATCGATCCAGGCCAAATAGGTGGCTTCAACCGGCGCCATGGAAAGCGTTGGCATGGCGGCCATAGCCTGCGCTACCGTGTCCCGGTTGCCGCGAAGGTAATCCAGTAGTTGTGTATGCCAGTCAGCGCAGCCCCGATAGGCGGCTTCAGCAGCCGTATAGCCCATAACGTTAACATGCGGGACAATGCCTGCCGTGGCCTTGATAAAGCGTTTACGCAGATCTTTATCAGAGATGACGGCGAAAGCACACCCCAGACCCGGCAAATTATAGGTTTTGCTGGGCGACATCAAAGTAATGGTCCGCCGGGCGATGGCCGCATCGAGGGTTGCCGTCGGGATGTGGTTCTTATCGTCGTCCAGAATTAATTCGCAATGAATCTCATCGGAACAGATAATGATATCGTGTTTTTCACAGATAGCCGCCAGAGTGGTGAGTTCGTCGCGACTGAATACCCGTCCGACCGGATTATGCGGATTGCAGAGTATAAACAGTCGTGTGTTGGGGGTTATCGCTTTTTCCAGACGATCGAAATCAAATGACCATTGATTGTCTTTTTCCCGCAGGGGCACTTTTATCAAGTTGCGCCGGGAGTTTTGGGGGGCAGTCAGAAAGTGGGGATAAACCGGTATGGCTGTCATGACATCATCATTGTCCTGACCGACGGCACGGCAGGCCACATTAAAGCCGGTTACCAGCCCGGGCAACCACACCTGCCATTCGGGTTGTGTGGTCCAGCCATAATCGGCTTCAAGCTTTTCAACCACGAGGGCCTTTAAACTTTCCGGTGCAATCGTATATCCGAAAACACCATGGTCAATGCGCTGGCGCAGGGCTTCAATAACGGCCGGCGGTGAACAAAAATCCATGTCGGCCACCCACAGCGGGATGATGTTGCGATCCTTGTATTTGTCCCATTTCATACTGGCGGTATTTCGCCGCTCTACCGGTAGGCTAAAATCGAAACACGCGTCTTTTTTCACAGTCTGATTTTCCTTAATTTCATATTTGCTACCTGATCAGCAACTTATTGTGACGGGGGCTAATTCGATGCCATCTTACAAACCTCAAATAGCTGAATCTGTATCCATAAGTCAACGGGCAATCGATCAGCTAAGTTTGTAAGTTCAATTTAGGTTGAATTCGAAGTGCTCATCAAAAAGGTAGGGATCGTCGAAATGTGCCCGTCCGACGAATTTGATGGCATGATGACCGCGCTGTCGCATACGACCAACTTGAGGAACACCCATGGGGATAAAGATATCCGATTCCACCCGTTCCGTATATTTTGCGATGCCCCTTGAGTTAAATATACTTTCATGCCGGGCATCTGCTTTCGGCAGCATCTCTAAGCGATCGTAGGGCTCGAATTGATAGGGCCTGTAATCGGATGGCATGCTGCGAGACCCTATATGCTCCACCTGGTGCCATCCTGACATAACGCGAATGGCCAATCTTTGTCGGGGGTAATCATCCGGCAGCCAGGCTGGCACGAAGGCATCGATTGCCATTGGTGAAGGTAAAATCCGTTCAACCCTCTCATGGCGCGGAACATAAAAATGATAACAGCCGCAGTTGTTCATGACATCGACCATGAAAGGGCTGCCGTTTTCATCCAAACTGACGCGTATGGTTAATCCGTCCAGATTGCCGCGTTCGATGCGTGGCGAATTGGGCCCGCTGCGTTCCGAATACCAGATCACATAATTGATCTGTAATATTGGCGTGTTGTTTAAATAGGCATGTGAAAAATAAAAATACATCAGAGGCCTGTCGGCGTCCACGCTTACCTGCCGGACCGTCCATACAACCGCACCAAGTTTATCATAATCGGCGGCCTCATCCTGAATAATAAGCGGCGCAAACATCGCCAGCAATTTGTTTTGATCGTCCACCGAAGGCAAAGGAATGCCCAGTGGGTTTTTCCTGGACCGTTCCATCATCTTGCGAATTTCCGGCCCGGAGAATGCCATCCAATCTGCTGGTCCATAAGTGGTTAAGGTGCCCAGAATCGGCCGCTCATCTTCAGGCAATTGATGCCATTCAGCAATCTCGTTATTGACGCGCAGGGTGACAATGGCAACCGGAATGGCAGCCAGGGGGTACAAACCAAAAACCCGCATCAGGGTGGAATACTCACTTGAGTCTTGAACAGCCACGTTCAAAACTTCAAAGAAATCAGGCTGACGTTGATCATGGGTTAGCAGTTGATCGGAAGCAACCACAACTTTGGCCATTAAATTTTCACGACCCGGCCCCAAACCGAAATCGGTGACCAATCGTTGCACCTGGGCTGCCGGCAAATTCTGGATTTCCGCTTTGCGGGCAGCTAAATTCAATTGCTGCAGCAAAAAAACCCATTGACGTCTTTGAGCATCATTTTCCAGCCGCTGTTTTAGGGAAACAAGAAACCGATTGGCCCGTAAATAGGGAAAACCTTCGATTCGAAAATCAGCGCCGTGTCCCACCCCGGTCTTGTAAACGGCAGCATCCAGCTCTGCGAAAAAACGGACTGTTTCCGGCGGCCTTTGCGAATCGCTTTCAAATCGATATGCAACCCGGCTCGCACAACCTATGGCAGCAACGATGACCACTATGACCATCAGAACACTGTTACGATGCCTAAACCGCATAGATACCCACCCCTTTGGTCCGCATAAAAGCTTCGGTTCAAAAACCCTTGCCATAATTAATCTTAAGTTTAGCCTGCCCCGGATTTTATTCCCCCACACTGGCTGTCTTTTTGGGGAATCGCTCAAAACCGAAAGTTAACACACTTTAGGATCGCATGACGGTGCCTATAATGCTGCGCTAATCTTTTTTGGTTCGCAAAAGAGCATCGTAGGCCCGAGTTAATTCAACAAACTTTTCCTGATCACCGCCCTGATCCGGGTGAAGAGCCCGTGCTCTGCGCCGGAAAAGACGACTCAGCTCCTGTCGGTTCAATTTTTGGAGAGTGTCTTCGGTCTCATTGAAAATCGAGCTGGCGTCTTTCATACTAACCGTATTGTCACGTGACGGTGATTGATGAAAACGTCGGCTGTTAATAAAGTTGCGAATGTAGTCTTCCACCCAGGAACGCGGCGCAAAATCGAAATCAAAGAACATGAACAGATAGCGCACTAAGTATTCATGCAGCCAACCATCAAACGCCATACCAGCCCAAAAATCCGGGTCACCATTTAATTTGCAGATTTCCGCAATGAAGTAATCGTCGATATCCTTTTGCTTTAAAAACTGTGGCTTTTTGGCAGCAAACGATTCGGCAAAGAAACGGTTGATATCAAAAATGACATAGCTGTAAGCTTTATATTCTCGGGGGTTTAATTGTCGCTCCATGTGGATAAATTGCTGCTCAATTTCGTCTCTGGATTTGTGGCGCAATACATTGAAAACTTTATGTGGCACAAGCCACAAATAGCCCTGCTCCATACGGCCAAATTTAAGATAATGCAACCGGCGTTTATCGAAAATATGCACCTGCAGCTTGGTTTTGGCCGGCGCACCACTGGGTACCCTTACCTGTTGTGAACGTTTGCCTCGATTGCGAAAATGCTCCAATGCGTGTTGAATCCGCGGATTTAAAAACGGCCAAAAAATATCTTCAAGGTCATCTGCCGGCGTGGATACGCCCAGTCCTTCTAAATGATCTTCGATGTCCGGGTCGACATAAAATGCGTTTCCTCCCGGATAGATAATGTGCTCACCCGGATTGGTGCCCAGGTCAAATAAATCCCGGCTTACGTAATGTTGGCCGTCCCAGTAGGATTCCCGGATATAATAATGCAGCACACCTTCGATGGTTTTACGCGCTAGATACATTCCTGGTTGTTTCCCCTCAAAAGCATTATTCAGTTTTTTCCAGTCTATCGGTTTCTAAAGCGTTAGGTTTCAGTGTTTAGGTGAAGGCTGAGATACCCGTAATCTCCTGCCCCAACACCAGCGTATGCATACTGCTCGTCCCCTCCAAAGCACTGATCGCCTCCAGATCGCATAAATGCCGGATGACATGGTGATCCGCCAGGATACCCCGCGCCCCGAGGATATCCCTCGCAATGCGTGCGATCTTAATAGCTTCCTGCACGTTGTTCATTTTTGCCAGCGATATTTGTGCCGGCCGGGCTTGGTGAGCATCTAGTAATCGCCCCAGATGAAAATTAATTAACTGCGCTTTGGTGATTTCAATCAGCATGCGAGCCAACCGATCTTGAACCAGCTGATAGCCGGCAATGGCACGATCGAATACCTGCCGCTCAAGGGCAAACTGTCTGGCTGTCTGATAACAGGCAATGGCTGATCCAACTGCACCGCAGGCAACGCCATATCTGGCAAAATTAAGGCATTCAAATATGGATTTGAGACCGTTGGCATTCGGCAAGATGCTATCCGCATCAACTCTACAGTCCTTTAGATCAATAAGCGCCGTCGGGGAGGTCCGATAGGAAAATTTACGCTGAATTGCCGTGGCGCGAAACCCGGGTCTGTCGGATTCCACCAGAAAACCCCTAATTTCTCCTTCGTATTTTGCCCAGATAATGGCCACTTTTGCCATTGTACCATTGGTAATCCACATTTTCTTACCATTCAGAACATATCCATTTTTCGTCTTTTGCGCCCACGTCTCCATACCGCTGGGATTTGAGCCATATCCCGGTTCAGATAAACCAAAACAGCCAATAATGTTGCCGCGGGCCATTTTAGGCAGCCATTTTTTGCGCTGTTTCTCTGAACCAAACTGATAAATGGGGAACATGACCAGGGAATTTTGAACCGAAAACATGGCCCGCAGGCCGCTGTCACAACGACTCAATTCCTGACAGATGAGACCATAAACGGCGTGGCTGCGCGGTTTGCATCGGTGGCCATCGACATGCACCCCCAAAAGGCCCAGCTCAGCCATTCTTGGAATCAGCTGCACGGGAAAAGTTGCCTTGTCAAAATGTTCAGCGATGACCGGCATACATTCCTGGTCTACAAATGCGCGAACGATACCTCTAATGGTCTTTTCTTCTTTGCTGAGCAAGGTGTCAATCTGGTAAAAATCAACATTTTCGCCTGTAGTCATTAGCGATCTCCTGCTGTGGTAGGATTTGCATATGAGTTATCATAAGACCCCATGAGAAAAAGAGCAACCAATGACGGTGCACATCGTCGGCGATTCTTGTTTTTTGGACTCAAATGGTTAGAATGTCGTATGATAGATGCAAATACATCTCTGACATCACAGGAATGGAGGAAATCATGCAATATCGCCAGCTGGGACTATCGGGCATTCAAATTTCGTCGATTATCATGGGCCTCTGGCAGGCCGGCAAAGAGATGTGGGTCGGCATAGATGACCAAGAAACCATCCGAGCGATTCGTGCGGCCTATGAAGCCGGTATGACCACATTCGACACAGCCGAAGCCTATGGTAAAGGACATTCGGAGAAAATACTGGCATCGGCAATATCCGATCACCGCAATCAGGTTATTTATGCCACTAAGGTATTTGCTAACCATCTCAAACACGATCAGGTGCTGGCAGCCTGCGAGCGTTCACTCAAAAACCTGCAGACGGATTATATTGACCTCTATCAAATCCACTGGCCCTCGGATTCATTTGGCTTTAAACCGGTGCCCATTTCAGAGACAATGAAGGCGATGAATTTACTAAAAGAGCAGGGAAAAATCCGCTCGATCGGCGTTTCCAACTTTTCGCGCTCTCAGCTTCAGGAAGCACTTCAATACGGCCGCATCGACAGCCTGCAACCACCGTATTCCCTTTTCTGGCGACATATAGAAAAAGATCTGATGCCCTTCTGTGCTGACAACCATATCACTGTTTTGGCTTACTCATCCATGGCTCAGGGGTTTTTAACGGGCAGATTTGGGCCGGGTCACAAATTTGAAAAAGGGGATGTGCGGGCAAAAAATAGATTGTTTCAGCCGGATATGTATGCCCGCGTTCAGGAAGCCCTCTCCCGCCTGGAACCGCTTGCAAAGCAACATAATGTTACGCTAGGTCAATTGGCCTTGGGCTGGGTCATATCGCATGCGGGCACCTGTGCCATTGCCGGTGCTCGAAATGCCCATCAAGCAATCGACAACGCGGCGGCAGGCGCCTTGATCCTATCGCAACAAGATCTGGCCAAAATCGATGAAATTGGGCGCGGTGTTACCGATTATCTGGATGATAATCCGGTGATGTGGGATTTCTAGCATTTGAAAGGGTAGAAGTGATGATAGCAGTATCCCTGCGGGTCTCCCCATTTCATTTCTGTATCAATTAGGCATTGCCCGATCATCTGTTTGGATATCTCTTCATAATCAGGGCGTTGCTCCTCTTGTCGTTTACACTCCATACATATGGCTTGATGATCATATACCGATAAAATCCGATGATCATCGCTGCCAATTTGTTTGTCGCAACGATTGCATTGTATGGCGCAGGTTAGCTGCTCTACCCACTGGTCAGCCATCAGATATCCTCCTTATCTAAATTGAGCGCTTCGAATAATTTCATCACCAGAATGTTTATTTCTTTATATCATTCACCAAATCCTTGATTATGGCAACAACATTTCGTCCCCTTTCGCGTGCAATGCGATGCGCATCCGCGACAATTTGAGATGCCTGAATGTTGAGCTCCGCCTGATTGGGCACTGTTTTGCCCAGCTTTTGGTAGCGCCAGGTGATAAATCGTATGGCCAGGCGCTCCTCCTGCTGTTTGAAAAAACCCATTTCTCCAGTTCCTGTTTTCCCAGGGCATTATGCATCAACGAATAGATGATACTGTAATGGTGATGTTTATGGCTATTGGCTTATGATCAGTTGCAGCCAGCTGCCAGGAACCAGCAGCCAGTGGCCTGCTCAGGCTGACCCCTTTTGCCGATAGCATACACTTAAAACCAGCCGCTCTAAAATTAGTTTGGGATCCTGGCCGCTGGTTTTAAGCTCACGGTCAGTTGCGTTCAAATGGTCAACGGCGGCCATCAGTTCTGTTTTCGTAAACCGAGCCGATTTCTTTAACAGCTGATAAACGGGATAGCTATTTTTAGGATTTCTGGCAAGCACTAAATCGGTTTGAATCTTCTTTTTTTTCGAATCTTTACCGCCTTTAGCAAGACCATCAACATCTTCAACCATATATTCAGGCTGCTCCCATTGTTCAAGGGTTCGGCGCAAGGATTGGTCATAATCCACAATCGATGGCATCATATTTTGTTGAAAAGCGTTGTATGAGACCCCAGCATGCCATCCTCTTCCTGCCTCGCTGGCGGTAAAATCCTTGGCCAGCAGCAACCGCCTGATCTGATTAACAATTGCCGAAAGGATCTGTAAGGGATGAAATCCACCAGCGATGAGAGAATTGATATAAAATAGGGCTTTTGACACCTGTCGGTCTGCTATGGCATTGGTCAGCTCATAGATCGGATCCTGTTTAGTGCGTTTCAAAACAGAGGTCACATCTTTTTCGGTAATCGTATCCCGATCGCCAACATAGTCCACTAATTTCTCAAGATTGCCGCAGAATGTTCTCAGGTCAAAGCCGGTCATATCCAGCAGTGCCGCATAGGCAACTTTGTCCATTTTTTTGTTTGCCGGCTGAAGGATTTCGACCACTTTTTTTTGCAAGATAGCGTCTTGCGCTATCCGGTCTGCGCGACGCTCCCCTTTGGGAACCCGACAGTCAATGATAACACCCTGTTCCTTTACCAGCTTGTACAACCCCAGTCGCTTGTCAACCACGTCAGTGGTAATTACCAGGTGATTGTTGGCTGGAAATCCCTTTTTGATCGCTTTTTGCAGCGCCCCGGGCAAATCCGCCGGCGGGGGGATGTTGAGATCACTTTGTTGGCAGTATTCGATAAGGTCATCCAACCATTCATCGCTTTTGATTAAATCTTGCGCAAACGATAGTGTGGATTGACGGTTCGACGGCGCAACATCATCAAACGACAGGCTTAAGTTACCCATCAAGCTTAATAAATATTTGGCGGCTTTGCTTTTATTGTCATCATCATAGGCTTTTTTTGAATTTTCCATCAAGCGGGTCTTATCCTGGGTGGCATGAAAAATTCTTGATTCCAACAAAGCAACCACTTTGGTCCCGGGTATCAAAGAAAAGGTGTTAACCCGTTCAATCACATCATAGATATTCTCAACAACGCCTTCCATAGGATCATAGTTTGCATGCCGTTTTTTTTCCGGCAGCAACACATCCAGCAGCTTTGAATAGGCTGTTTTGACCAGCAGTTCTTCACCGAACAACAAATAGACGGGCGCAAATGGCTTTTCGGAATCACCACCCAGATCCTTTAAGTACTTTGGCAGCAATTGATGGTTGAGTTCAGGCATTTTGCTGTGGCTGTCAATTGATGGTTGTCCGTCATCTGTTGCAGACAAACAGAGAAAAAAGGGTATGGTGTTGAACTCCTGGATACCGGCAAACACCACAAAGCACAACGTAAAGCACCATTGGATCCGGCAGCGAAAGTTTGACATCTATAACGCGCCGCAAGCGATCACCCGAGCCGAAGCCGACATCAAGCGGCCAGATTCTATTCGGGCATTTTTTTAAAAATGATATGGTAAAGAAATATCCCAATTCCAACAGAAATGGCGCTGTCGGCAATATTAAATGCGGGCCAGTGCCAGTTTCCCACATAGAAATCCAGAAAATCGATTACCATTCCAAATCGAATCCGGTCGATGAGGTTTCCGATGGCGCCGCCAAAAATCAAGGCAAATGCGGCTGCCAGCGCGACGTATTGCCTGGGTGTTTTTTTGTAGAAATAAAAAATTAATCCGACTGCCAAAGACGAGATAAATAAAAAAATAATGCTTCGCAGGGTCGGGCTCAGATTCGCCATAAGCCCAAAGGCACCGCCCGGATTGTATATATGGGTCAGATTAAAAAAACCGTCGATCACCGGGATCGTCGTGTGTTGTGGGACGGCGCGCAGAACGATTTCTTTGGAAATCTGATCCAGCGCAATGACCCCTCCGGCGATCACCGCCAGCTTGATATATTTGTTGTTGAGCATGTCTTCTTTACAAAGGTTCCAAGGTTCAGGGTTCTGCGTTCAGGGTTAAACCATAAAAGTCAACAGCTGTCTGGTCTCACGAATGTCGCCATTAACCGGCTAATCATTCAATATCAGTGGACAGAGCCAGAACACCTCCAACCTTTGAACCCTGAACCTTGAACGCTGAACCTTCTAAGATATTTCGGATAACGCATTCTGGCAACGTTCGCAAATCGTCGGTTGAGAGCTATCCGTTCCGACAGTGGTTTCATAGACCCAGCAGCGTTCACATTTTTTGCCTGCTGCGGTTTCAATTTTAATGGCCAGGCCTTCAAGATTTTCACTCACAAAACTGCCGTCCAGTTTTTCGTCCTTGAGCAACGATACGTTTGAAACGATAAAAATAAATCTTAGATCATCCGCATACGGTTCAAGCAGACTGTATAAATTATCATCTACAGAAAGGATAACAGAGGCGTCCAGAGGGTGCCCGATTTGTTTTTTTGCTCGGGCCTCTTCCAGAGCTTTGGTCGTCTCGGCCCGAACTTTCAGAATCGTATCCCATTTTTGAGCCAGCTGATCATCTTTCCAGTTTGGATTGTCCTCGGGCAGGAGGACCAGGTGAACACTTGGAACTTTATCGCTGTGTTCCGGCATGTGGGTCCAGATTTCTTCAGCTGTGAACGGCAGTAGCGGTGCCATCAATCGCACCAATGAATCCAGTAGATAATACATCACCGTCTGCGCGCTTTTGCGAGCTTTAGATTTCGGCGGTGATGTATACAGCCGATCTTTGAGGATATCCAAATAAAATGCCGACAAGTCTAATGTGCAATAATTATGGAGCGCATGATAGATAATATGATATTCATAGCGATCATAGGCCTTAAGCGTTTTTTCAATTATCGCCTGTAGTTTATGCAAGGCAAAACGATCCAACTCCGGCATGTCTTCATAGGGCACCAAATCTGCAGCCGGATCGAAATCAAACAAGTTACCTAGCATGAACCGGCTGGTGTTGCGGATACGCCGATAAGCGTCGCTGAGTTGTTTTAAAATATTCTCAGAGATACGGATATCTTCTCTGTAGTCGGTTGCCGACACCCACAATCGCAGGATTTCAGCACCGTATTTATCAATAACCTCGCTGGGCGCAACAACATTTCCCAGCGACTTGGACATTTTGCGACCTTCGGCATCCACCACAAAACCATGGGTTAATACGGCTTTGTAAGGGGCCTGTTTTCGAGTACCCACAGCCGTCAGCAACGAACTGTGAAACCAGCCTCGGTGCTGATCGCTTCCCTCTAAGTATAGATCCGCCGGCCATTGCAAATCTGCTCTGGGTTCGAGCACTGCTGCGTGACTGACGCCTGAATCAAACCATACGTCAAGAATGTCATTTTCTTTGACAAAAGACTTGCCGCCGCATCCGGCACAGGCCACATCACCGGGAAGAAAATCGGAAATATCTTTTTCAAACCAGATATCGGCACCGTGCTGCTCGAATTGAGAATAGACTTCGCGCATAACGTCTTCATCCAATAGAATCGTTTCACAATCTTGACAGTAAAAGACCGTGATCGGAACCCCCCAGGCGCGTTGTCGTGAAACACACCAATCCGGTCGATTTTCAATCATGCCGTAAATGCGTTCGCGACCCCAGTGCGGAATCCATGTGACGGTATCAATAGCGGCCAGGGAATTTTGCCTCAGGCCAATCTTGTCCATTGAGATAAACCACTGCGGTGTGGCGCGGAAAATCACCGGCTCCTTGCAGCGCCAGCAATGCGGGTAGTTATGCTCGATATGACCCTCAGCGACCAGCGCGCCCAGATCATTTAGCTTCTTATTGATATTTTTATTGGCATCAAAAACAAATTGCCCTTTGAAAAAGGCAACATCATCGGTAAAACACCCCTGGTCATCTACCGGGGAATAGACATCTAAGCCGTACTTGAGACCGACCTCATGGTCTTCGCGACCGTGACCGGGGGCCGTATGAACGCAACCGGTGCCGGCTTCCAGAGTGACATGATCTCCCAGAATGATAAGCGAATCCCGATCGACCATCGGATGGCGACAGCGCTTGTTCTCCAACGCTTGCGAGTCAATCTCGGCAATGACCTCATAATCTGAGATTCCAAAGGTTTGCATACAATAATCCATCAACTCACGCGCCAGAATAAAGACCGAATCGTTTCCGACATCAACGGCCACGTACTCAAACTCTGGGTGCAGCGCAATGGCTAAGTTGGCCGGAAGCGTCCAGGGCGTTGTCGTCCAAATAACGACGTAAACAGATTTGCCGGCCAATGTTGGAAACGCTTTGCCAAGATCATCTTGCAGAATAAATTTTACGAAAATCGATGGAGCGGATTCGTCCTGGTACTCAATTTCCGCCTCAGCAAGTGCGGTCTGACAGGTGAAACACCAATAGATCGGTTTTTTGCTGCGAAACAGGCTTCCATCGCGGGCAAATTTGCCACATTCCCGGGCGATGATTGCCTCATACTGATAGTTCATGGTCAGGTAAGGATTTTCCCAGTCCCCCATTACGCCTAGTCGTTTAAACTCATCGCGCTGGATATCAATGAATTTTTCAGCATATGCCCGGCAAAGCCTGCGA
Coding sequences within:
- the ileS gene encoding isoleucine--tRNA ligase gives rise to the protein MDYKKTLNLPKTRFPMKANLSKREPEQLKQWDKVDLHQHVRNSSKGREPFILHDGPPYANGNIHIGTALNKILKDIIVRSKQMAGYDAVYVPGWDCHGLPIEHNVDLEIGEKKKTLSLADVRRLCRAYAEKFIDIQRDEFKRLGVMGDWENPYLTMNYQYEAIIARECGKFARDGSLFRSKKPIYWCFTCQTALAEAEIEYQDESAPSIFVKFILQDDLGKAFPTLAGKSVYVVIWTTTPWTLPANLAIALHPEFEYVAVDVGNDSVFILARELMDYCMQTFGISDYEVIAEIDSQALENKRCRHPMVDRDSLIILGDHVTLEAGTGCVHTAPGHGREDHEVGLKYGLDVYSPVDDQGCFTDDVAFFKGQFVFDANKNINKKLNDLGALVAEGHIEHNYPHCWRCKEPVIFRATPQWFISMDKIGLRQNSLAAIDTVTWIPHWGRERIYGMIENRPDWCVSRQRAWGVPITVFYCQDCETILLDEDVMREVYSQFEQHGADIWFEKDISDFLPGDVACAGCGGKSFVKENDILDVWFDSGVSHAAVLEPRADLQWPADLYLEGSDQHRGWFHSSLLTAVGTRKQAPYKAVLTHGFVVDAEGRKMSKSLGNVVAPSEVIDKYGAEILRLWVSATDYREDIRISENILKQLSDAYRRIRNTSRFMLGNLFDFDPAADLVPYEDMPELDRFALHKLQAIIEKTLKAYDRYEYHIIYHALHNYCTLDLSAFYLDILKDRLYTSPPKSKARKSAQTVMYYLLDSLVRLMAPLLPFTAEEIWTHMPEHSDKVPSVHLVLLPEDNPNWKDDQLAQKWDTILKVRAETTKALEEARAKKQIGHPLDASVILSVDDNLYSLLEPYADDLRFIFIVSNVSLLKDEKLDGSFVSENLEGLAIKIETAAGKKCERCWVYETTVGTDSSQPTICERCQNALSEIS